The window AGGACCTGGGGTATGCCAAAAACGACAACGATAACAAATCTACGGACAACAGCCGGAACGGAAGCTCCAGCAAGACCTTGCGCTCCGAGTACGGAGAAATCGATATTGACATCCCTCGTGACCGCAAGGGAGAGTATGAACCGAAGATCGTACCCAAATACCAGCGGGAAATCAAGGGGCTGGATAACCAGATCATTTCCATGTATGCCAAAGGGATGAGTACCCGTGACATCTCTGAGCATATCCAGTCGCTTTACGGGACGGAAGTATCCGCGGAAATGGTCTCGAAAATCACCGACAAGATTTTACCGGACATCAAGGAATGGCAGAGCCGTCCATTGAAATCACTGTATGCGATGATGTTTTTCGACGCCATCCATTATCCAGTCCGGACCGACGGGATGGTGAAACAACGGGCCGTGTACATTGCGATTGGTGTTGACATGGAAGGAGATCGTGATGTGTGCGGGCTTTGGATCGGGGAATCGGAGAGCAGCAAATACTGGCTCAGCTGCATGAATGAACTGAAGAACCGCGGGATCCGGGATATCCTGATCTGTTCGGTCGATGGCCTGACCGGATTCAATGACGCAATCCGGTCCGTTTACCCGGAAGCGGACATCCAGCGCTGTATCGTTCACCAGGTCCGCAATGCCATGCGGTATGTCAGCTACAAGGACCTGAAGGTCTATACGGCGGAAATGAAAAAGATTTACCAGGCTTCGAC is drawn from Lentimicrobiaceae bacterium and contains these coding sequences:
- a CDS encoding IS256 family transposase → MTKRERKSDRLPEGWLEGFIKAYDIKSTEDIKGALADLVGGTVEKMMQAELEEDLGYAKNDNDNKSTDNSRNGSSSKTLRSEYGEIDIDIPRDRKGEYEPKIVPKYQREIKGLDNQIISMYAKGMSTRDISEHIQSLYGTEVSAEMVSKITDKILPDIKEWQSRPLKSLYAMMFFDAIHYPVRTDGMVKQRAVYIAIGVDMEGDRDVCGLWIGESESSKYWLSCMNELKNRGIRDILICSVDGLTGFNDAIRSVYPEADIQRCIVHQVRNAMRYVSYKDLKVYTAEMKKIYQASTEEAAVTELDAFENKWGKKYPAAIKSWRQNWVELSTFFKYPPDIRRLIYTTNRIENFNRSLRKFTKAKAAYPSDTALLKSLYLAIQDITGKWGKIQGWHEIFGQLVIIFEERIRVEDYQ